The DNA region CAACGAGCGGAATAAGAGCGATGATACCGAGGTACAGTGAGCCGGCACTCGTGATGCGCGAGAGCACGTACTGGAGGTAATCAGCGGTTGGCTTGCCCGCACGAATGCCAGGAACAAAGCCGCCGTACTTCTTCATGTTGTCTGCAACCTCGTCAGGGTTAAACGTGATCTGGACGTAGAAGAAGGTAAAGCCAATGATGAGCAGGAAGAAGACCAGCATGTAGAGAGGCTGGTCGCCCTGCATGAGGTTCTGTGAGATCCACACAACCCAACCCTTGGGCTCTTCACCAGCTGCTGGCTGGTTGAACTGCGTCAGCAACATGGGCAGGTAGAGCAGTGACGAAGCGAAGATCACGGGGATCACGCCAGCCATGTTCACCTTGATGGGAATGTAGGTGTTCGAACCACCGTAGGTTCGACGGCCAACGACGCGCTTCGCGTACTGGACCGGAATACGACGCTGCGACTGCTCGACAAAGACCACTGCCGCGACGACGATCATGCCGACTGCCAGCACGAAGAAGAAGACCTCCCAGCCCTTGGCAACCTTGATCTGCCACAGGGCGCTTGGGAAGGTAGCCGCGATTGACGTGAAGATGAGGAGCGACATGCCGTTGCCCACACCGCGCTCGGTGATGAGCTCACCGAACCACATGATGAGGCCGGTACCCGCGGTCATCACGAGAATCATGATGAGCATTGCGTACCACTCTTGCGACACGAGGTTCTGACATGCAATCTCGTTGCTCTGGCCGAAGAGCATGCCTGAGCGTGCCACGGTGATGAGCGTCGTTGACTGCAGAATCGCGAGACCAATCGTGAGGTAACGCGTGTACTGGGTGAGTCGCGCCTGGCCAGCCTGGCCTTCCTTGTGAAGCGTCTCGAAGTGAGGAATCACAACACGCAGCAACTGCGTGATAATCGAGGCCGTAATGTACGGCATGATGCCGAGCGCGAAGATCGAGAGCTGCAAGAGCGCTCCACCGCTAAACAGGTTGACCATTTGGTAGAGACCCGCGGTCTCTTGCGCAGACTGGTTTGCTGCGAGACACATCTGGACATTGTCAAAGCTCACATAGGGCGTCGGAATAAAAGAGCCGAACCTGAACAGCACAATAATGCTGAGTGTGAACATGATCTTACGCCTGAGATCTGGCGTTTTCATGATGCGTCGAATGGCGCTAAACAACAGCTGCCTCCTGGGTGGGGGAAATGAGGACCGTGAAAATAGACACACGACCAAATACTTATCTTACACTACCCCACCCGTTTCAC from Leucobacter sp. UCMA 4100 includes:
- the secY gene encoding preprotein translocase subunit SecY, whose translation is MFSAIRRIMKTPDLRRKIMFTLSIIVLFRFGSFIPTPYVSFDNVQMCLAANQSAQETAGLYQMVNLFSGGALLQLSIFALGIMPYITASIITQLLRVVIPHFETLHKEGQAGQARLTQYTRYLTIGLAILQSTTLITVARSGMLFGQSNEIACQNLVSQEWYAMLIMILVMTAGTGLIMWFGELITERGVGNGMSLLIFTSIAATFPSALWQIKVAKGWEVFFFVLAVGMIVVAAVVFVEQSQRRIPVQYAKRVVGRRTYGGSNTYIPIKVNMAGVIPVIFASSLLYLPMLLTQFNQPAAGEEPKGWVVWISQNLMQGDQPLYMLVFFLLIIGFTFFYVQITFNPDEVADNMKKYGGFVPGIRAGKPTADYLQYVLSRITSAGSLYLGIIALIPLVALSFFGANANFPFGGASILIIVGVGLDTVKQIDAQLQQRHYEGLLK